The proteins below are encoded in one region of Stigmatopora argus isolate UIUO_Sarg chromosome 2, RoL_Sarg_1.0, whole genome shotgun sequence:
- the scube2 gene encoding signal peptide, CUB and EGF-like domain-containing protein 2 isoform X1, giving the protein MGAICATRDFCLFLLLLNSRQSAALPEIRDPCADGSDGCHIDAICQTTPGSYKCTCKAGFKGDGKHCEDIDECDVEYNGGCVHECNNIPGNYRCTCYDGFKLAHDGHNCLDVDECKFNNGGCQHTCVNTMGSYECRCKDSFFLSDNQHTCIHRSVEGLNCMNKEHGCAHICRETPKGGGACECRPGFELAHNQRGCILTCNHGNGGCQHTCEDTDDGPICKCHVRYTLQPDRRSCVERDEATAESSDHNATSFAEVDKRVKRRLLMETCAVNNGGCDCTCKDTSTGVRCSCPVGFTLQPDAKTCKDIDECELQNGGCDHFCRNTIGSFECNCRKGFKLLTDERSCQDIDECYFERTCDHTCVNSPGSFQCLCNKGYTMYGLAHCGDINECSVNNGGCEQGCENTQGGFECSCNPGYKLHWNKKDCIEAEGSPPAKVASKPTLNCSKQEGGDRCFLTCQSQVHISSGTEDSYTVTCGMPLPCLADAQKNNSGSQCFAPEMSGVPRIKTTATFKSGTAKCNLKKSQERLREALNSARSDSRFPFTENVQFSYVSLRCTSSTQRGRSRHGRKAADEDGSSIAAEFELDVNLEEVTAEGCDLSCVRRRSEKRLRKTIRTLRKSINREQFHLHFAGSDYELAKNLAQPAEAPGRCVAGQVLMGRRCVSCGVGTYYDVDQGRCATCPAGTYQDEEGQMSCETCPTPEGRDVAKVAGARNVSECGGQCPPGHYSHDGFSPCQPCPLGSYQPEVGRTTCFPCGGNLVTKRSGAVTFQECETKVQCSPGHYYNTTTHRCIRCPTSTFQVEFGQNYCTACPGNTSTDFDGSTSIMQCKNRQCGGELGDYTGYIESPNYPGNYPANVECTWTINPPPKRRILIVVPEIFLPIEDECGDYLVMRKSALLNSVTTYETCQTYERPIAFTSRSKRLWIQFRSNEGNSGKGFQVPYVTYDEDYQELIEDIVRDGRLYASENHQEILKDKKLMKALFDVLAHPQNFFNYTAQESREMFPKSFIRFLRSKVLRFLRP; this is encoded by the exons ACACGAATGCAACAATATACCAGGAAATTATCGCTGCACTTGCTACGACGGCTTCAAGCTGGCCCACGACGGTCACAACTGTTTAG ATGTGGATGAGTGCAAGTTCAACAATGGCGGCTGCCAACACACTTGTGTCAACACCATGGGCAGCTACGAGTGCCGCTGCAAGGACAGCTTCTTCCTCAGCGACAACCAGCACACGTGCATCCACCGTTCTGTCG AGGGCCTCAACTGTATGAATAAGGAGCACGGCTGCGCCCACATCTGCAGAGAGACACCCAAGGGGGGCGGGGCCTGCGAGTGTCGCCCAGGGTTCGAGCTGGCGCACAACCAGAGAGGCTGCATCT TGACGTGTAACCATGGCAACGGGGGCTGCCAGCACACCTGCGAGGACACGGATGACGGCCCCATATGCAAGTGTCACGTCAGGTACACCCTGCAGCCCGACAGGAGGTCATGTGTCG AGCGGGACGAGGCCACCGCCGAGTCGTCGGACCACAACGCCACGTCCTTCGCCGAGGTGGACAAACGGGTCAAGCGGAGGCTTCTGATGG AGACCTGCGCGGTCAACAACGGGGGGTGCGACTGTACTTGTAAAGACACATCGACAGGCGTGCGCTGCAGCTGCCCTGTCGGCTTCACGTTGCAGCCCGATGCCAAAACCTGCAAAG ACATTGACGAATGCGAGCTGCAAAATGGCGGCTGCGACCACTTCTGCAGGAACACCATCGGCAGCTTCGAGTGCAACTGCAGGAAAGGCTTCAAACTGCTGACCGACGAACGCTCCTGTCAAG ATATAGACGAGTGCTACTTTGAGCGGACGTGTGATCACACGTGTGTCAACTCCCCCGGTAGCTTTCAGTGTCTGTGCAACAAAGGCTACACCATGTACGGACTGGCACACTGCGGAG aTATAAATGAATGCAGCGTAAACAATGGCGGTTGTGAGCAGGGTTGTGAGAACACCCAGGGAGGGTTTGAGTGCTCCTGCAACCCTGGCTACAAGCTCCACTGGAACAAAAAGGACTGTATTG AGGCAGAGGGTTCCCCACCAGCCAAAGTCGCCTCAAAGCCCACGTTAAACTGTAGCAAGCAGGAGGGTGGCGACCGTTGCTTCCTGACCTGCCAGTCGCAAGTTCATATCAGCAGTG GGACGGAAGATTCCTACACCGTGACCTGCGGAATGCCGCTGCCCTGCTTGGCTGACGCACAAAAGAACAACAGCGGCTCGCAATGCTTCG CTCCGGAGATGTCCGGCGTGCCTCGCATTAAGACCACCGCCACGTTCAAGTCAGGCACCGCCAAgtgcaacttaaaaaaaagccaGGAACGGCTCAGGGAGGCCTTGAACTCAGCGCGTTCAG ACAGCAGGTTCCCCTTCACCGAGAACGTCCAGTTCAGCTACGTCAGCCTGCGCTGCACCTCGTCGACGCAGCGGGGTCGCAGCCGCCACGGCCGGAAGGCGGCCGACGAGGACGGCTCGTCCATCGCGGCCGAGTTCGAGCTGGATGTGAACCTAGAGGAGGTAACAG CAGAGGGCTGCGACCTGAGTTGCGTGAGACGACGCTCCGAGAAGAGGCTGAGGAAAACCATCCGCACCCTGAGGAAGTCCATCAACCGCGAGCAGTTCCACCTCCACTTCGCCGGCTCCGACTACGAGCTGGCCAAGAATTTGGCCCAGCCGGCCGAAGCGCCAGGGCGATGCGTGGCGGGACaggtgctgatgggcaggaggTGTG TGAGCTGCGGAGTTGGCACCTACTATGACGTTGACCAGGGGAGGTGCGCGACCTGTCCAGCCGGTACCTATCAGGACGAGGAGGGCCAGATGTCCTGCGAGACGTGCCCCACACCGGAAGGAAGGGATGTCGCCAAAGTGGCCGGAGCGCGAAACGTCTCAGAGTGTGGAG GCCAGTGCCCCCCGGGTCATTACTCCCACGATGGCTTCAGCCCATGCCAGCCGTGTCCGTTGGGTTCGTACCAGCCAGAGGTGGGACGTACCACCTGCTTCCCTTGTGGTGGAAATCTGGTCACTAAGCGCAGTGGAGCTGTCACCTTTCAAGAGTGTGAGACCAAAG TTCAGTGCTCTCCAGGCCACTACTACAACACAACAACACACCGCTGCATCCGCTGCCCCACCAGCACATTTCAGGTGGAGTTCGGCCAGAACTACTGCACCGCCTGCCCCGGAAACACCTCCACCGATTTTGATGGTTCCACCAGCATTATGCAGTGCAAAA ACAGGCAGTGCGGCGGCGAGCTGGGAGACTATACCGGCTATATCGAGTCCCCCAACTATCCTGGGAATTATCCGGCCAACGTGGAGTGCACGTGGACCATCAACCCGCCGCCCAAACGCCGGATTCTCATCGTGGTGCCGGAAATCTTTCTGCCTATTGAGGACGAGTGTGGAGACTACTTAGTCATGAGGAAAAGTG CTCTGTTAAACTCTGTGACCACCTACGAAACGTGTCAGACGTACGAGCGTCCCATCGCCTTCACGTCTCGCTCCAAGAGGCTCTGGATTCAATTCCGATCCAATGAAGGGAACAGCGGGAAAGGCTTTCAGGTCCCATATGTCACGTATGACG AGGACTACCAAGAATTGATAGAGGACATCGTAAGAGACGGGAGGTTATATGCGTCGGAGAATCATCAAGAGATTCTCAAG GACAAGAAGCTCATGAAGGCCTTGTTTGATGTTCTGGCTCATCCCCAGAACTTCTTCAACTACACAGCGCAAGAATCGCGAGAAATGTTCCCCAAATCTTTCATCCGCTTTCTCCGTTCCAAAGTCCTAAGATTCCTCCGTCCGTAA